A single region of the Pseudomonas sp. B21-023 genome encodes:
- the kdgD gene encoding 5-dehydro-4-deoxyglucarate dehydratase has translation MTPQELQSILSHGLLSFPVTDFDAAGDFNPAGYVKRLEWLAPYGASALFAAGGTGEFFSLAASEYSQVIKTAVDTCATSVPILAGVGGSTRQAIEYAKEAERLGAKGLLLLPHYLTEASQDGVAAHVEAVCKAVSIGVVVYNRNVCRLNADLLERLAERCPNLIGYKDGLGDIELMVSIRRRLGDRFSYLGGLPTAEVYAAAYKALGVPVYSSAVFNFVPKTAMDFYHAIALDDHATVAKLIDDFFLPYLDIRNRKAGYAVSIVKAGAKLAGYDAGPVRTPLTDLTAQEYEMLAALMDKMGPQ, from the coding sequence ATGACTCCACAAGAACTGCAATCCATCCTCTCCCACGGCCTGCTGTCGTTCCCCGTCACCGACTTCGACGCGGCCGGCGACTTCAACCCCGCAGGCTATGTCAAACGCCTGGAATGGCTCGCCCCGTATGGCGCCAGCGCGCTGTTCGCCGCCGGTGGCACCGGCGAGTTCTTCTCCCTGGCCGCCAGCGAGTACAGCCAGGTGATCAAGACTGCCGTCGACACCTGCGCCACCTCGGTACCGATCCTCGCTGGCGTCGGCGGCTCGACCCGCCAGGCCATCGAATACGCCAAAGAGGCTGAACGCCTGGGCGCCAAGGGCCTGCTGCTGCTGCCCCACTACCTCACCGAAGCCAGCCAGGACGGCGTCGCCGCCCATGTCGAGGCGGTGTGCAAGGCAGTTAGCATCGGCGTGGTGGTCTACAACCGCAACGTCTGCCGGCTGAACGCCGACCTGCTGGAACGCCTGGCCGAGCGCTGCCCGAACCTGATCGGCTACAAGGACGGCCTGGGCGACATCGAGCTGATGGTGTCGATTCGTCGCCGCCTGGGCGATCGTTTCAGCTACCTGGGTGGCCTGCCTACCGCCGAGGTGTATGCTGCGGCGTACAAGGCGCTCGGCGTGCCGGTGTATTCGTCGGCGGTGTTCAACTTCGTGCCCAAGACCGCGATGGACTTCTACCACGCCATCGCCCTCGACGATCACGCCACCGTGGCCAAGCTGATCGACGACTTCTTCCTGCCGTACCTGGACATCCGCAACCGCAAGGCCGGTTACGCCGTGAGCATCGTCAAGGCCGGGGCGAAGCTCGCCGGTTATGACGCGGGCCCCGTGCGCACGCCGCTGACCGACCTCACCGCGCAGGAGTACGAGATGCTCGCCGCGCTGATGGACAAGATGGGCCCGCAATAA
- a CDS encoding MFS transporter: MQATQKTHVRYLILLMLFLVTTINYADRATIAIAGSSLQKDLGIDAVTLGYIFSAFGWAYVAGQIPGGWLLDRFGSKNVYAFSIFTWSLFTLLQGFVGGLPVAWAVVTLFTLRFLVGFAEAPSFPGNARIVAAWFPTQERGTASAIFNSAQYFATALFAPIMGWIVFTFGWEHVFVVMGVLGIVFSAVWMKTLYNPRQHPRISSSELEHIEQNGGLVDMDQKRGGDGPKWGYIKQLLTSRMLLGVYLGQYCINAITYFFLTWFPVYLVQERGMTILKAGFIASLPAVCGFIGGVLGGVLSDWLLRRGNSLTFSRKLPIVCGLLLSTTMVFCNYVEAEWMVVGFMTLAFFGKGIGALGWAVVADTSPKQIAGLSGGLFNTFGNIASITTPIVIGYIISATGSFKWALVYVGANALVAVFSYLVIVGPIKRIELKEPPKREPAPDAELARQ; the protein is encoded by the coding sequence ATGCAAGCGACGCAAAAGACGCATGTACGCTACCTGATCCTGTTGATGCTGTTCCTGGTGACCACCATCAACTACGCCGACCGCGCAACCATCGCCATCGCCGGCTCCAGCCTGCAGAAAGACCTGGGCATCGACGCGGTCACCCTCGGCTACATCTTCTCCGCCTTCGGCTGGGCCTATGTGGCCGGGCAGATCCCCGGCGGCTGGCTGCTCGACCGCTTCGGCTCGAAGAACGTCTACGCCTTCAGCATCTTCACCTGGTCGCTGTTCACCCTGCTGCAGGGCTTCGTCGGCGGGCTGCCGGTAGCCTGGGCGGTGGTCACGCTGTTCACCCTGCGCTTCCTGGTGGGCTTCGCCGAAGCGCCGTCGTTCCCCGGCAACGCACGGATCGTCGCGGCCTGGTTCCCCACCCAGGAGCGCGGCACCGCCTCGGCGATCTTCAACTCGGCGCAGTACTTCGCCACCGCGCTGTTCGCCCCGATCATGGGCTGGATCGTCTTCACCTTCGGCTGGGAACATGTGTTCGTGGTCATGGGCGTACTGGGTATCGTGTTCTCGGCGGTGTGGATGAAGACCCTCTACAACCCGCGCCAGCACCCACGCATCAGCAGCAGTGAGCTCGAGCACATCGAACAGAACGGCGGCCTGGTGGACATGGACCAGAAACGCGGCGGCGACGGCCCGAAATGGGGCTACATCAAGCAGCTGCTGACCAGCCGCATGCTGCTGGGCGTCTACCTCGGCCAGTACTGCATCAACGCCATCACCTACTTCTTCCTCACCTGGTTCCCGGTGTACCTGGTGCAGGAGCGCGGCATGACCATCCTCAAGGCCGGCTTCATCGCTTCGTTGCCAGCGGTATGCGGCTTCATCGGCGGGGTGCTGGGCGGGGTGCTGTCGGACTGGCTGCTGCGCCGCGGCAACTCGTTGACCTTCTCGCGCAAGCTGCCGATCGTCTGCGGCCTGCTGCTGTCGACCACCATGGTGTTCTGCAACTACGTCGAGGCCGAGTGGATGGTGGTCGGCTTCATGACCCTGGCGTTCTTCGGCAAGGGCATCGGCGCCCTGGGCTGGGCGGTGGTCGCCGACACCTCGCCCAAGCAGATCGCCGGCCTGTCGGGCGGGCTGTTCAACACCTTCGGCAACATCGCCTCGATCACCACGCCGATCGTCATCGGCTACATCATCAGCGCCACCGGTTCGTTCAAATGGGCCCTGGTGTATGTGGGCGCCAACGCCCTGGTGGCAGTGTTCAGCTACCTGGTGATCGTCGGCCCGATCAAGCGCATCGAGCTCAAGGAGCCGCCCAAGCGCGAACCTGCGCCCGACGCCGAACTGGCCCGCCAGTAA
- a CDS encoding sulfite exporter TauE/SafE family protein, translating into MLYPLLGLFGLCAGVTTLLFGFGGGFFAVPLLYALLLTSHGAGTAVAEHAMQIAVATSATVMIFSSALATWRHHRAGSLRWDLVRPLAPAIAVGALLGAWAALYVTSAWLRGLFIAYLLLSLLDAWLRPGFVRTGGQARAAMSHASATLAGLPIGALAALLGVGGSVMTVPLMRRRGASMRTATAMANPLSLPMALAATLVYALVPSSQSDLDAGLLGLIDLRAALVMTAGAWLGMHLAAPLLGRIPDHVHARAYLALLACVLLVMLLVGD; encoded by the coding sequence ATGCTCTACCCCCTGCTTGGCCTGTTCGGTCTGTGTGCCGGCGTCACCACCTTGCTGTTCGGCTTCGGCGGCGGGTTCTTCGCCGTGCCGCTGCTCTATGCCCTGCTGCTCACCAGCCACGGCGCCGGCACCGCCGTGGCGGAGCATGCCATGCAGATCGCCGTGGCCACCTCGGCCACGGTGATGATCTTCAGCAGCGCCCTGGCCACCTGGCGCCACCACCGCGCCGGCAGCCTGCGCTGGGACCTGGTGCGGCCCCTGGCTCCAGCCATAGCCGTCGGGGCCCTGCTCGGCGCCTGGGCCGCCCTGTACGTGACCAGCGCCTGGCTGCGCGGGCTGTTCATCGCCTACCTGCTGCTCAGCCTGCTCGATGCCTGGCTGCGCCCGGGCTTTGTCCGCACAGGCGGGCAGGCCCGGGCTGCGATGAGCCATGCCAGCGCGACCCTGGCCGGCCTGCCCATCGGCGCGCTGGCGGCGCTGCTCGGCGTGGGTGGCAGCGTGATGACCGTGCCGCTGATGCGCCGCCGCGGCGCCAGCATGCGCACCGCCACCGCCATGGCCAATCCGCTGTCGCTGCCCATGGCCCTGGCGGCCACGCTGGTCTATGCCCTGGTGCCGAGCAGTCAGTCTGACCTGGACGCCGGCCTGCTCGGGCTGATCGACCTGCGCGCCGCGCTGGTGATGACAGCTGGCGCCTGGTTGGGCATGCACCTGGCCGCCCCCTTGCTGGGGCGCATCCCCGACCACGTGCATGCCCGGGCCTACCTGGCGCTGCTGGCCTGCGTACTGTTGGTGATGCTGCTCGTTGGCGATTGA
- a CDS encoding aldehyde dehydrogenase (NADP(+)), with the protein MPEILGHNFIAGQRSALGPQRLHSLDATSGEALPYSFVQATEGEVDRAARAAADAFSAFRQLPPARRAEFLEAIAAELDELDDHFVAIVCRETALPAARIQGERGRTSGQMRLFAQVLRRGDYLGARIDLALPERQPLPRVDIRQMRIGVGPVAVFGASNFPLAFSTAGGDTAAALAAGCPVVFKAHSGHMATADLVACAILRAADRTGMPKGVFNMVFGCGVGEWLVKHPAIQAVGFTGSLKGGDALCRMAAERPQPIPVFAEMSSINPVIVLPGALAKRGEAIARELAGSVCLGAGQFCTNPGMVIGLQSPGFSQLLGELGRHLDQQAGQTLLNAGGLRSYVGGLEHLQAHAGIQHLAGQPQQGDQARAQLFKADARLLAEADPLLQEEVFGPATVAVEVADEAQLRAALLGLRGQLTATLIGEPDDLEAFAWLVPLLEEKVGRILVNGYPTGVEVCDAMVHGGPYPATSDARGTSVGTLAIDRFLRPVCYQNYPQALLPEALRDGNPLGLRRLVNGQWSEGAV; encoded by the coding sequence ATGCCCGAAATCCTCGGCCACAACTTCATCGCCGGCCAGCGCAGCGCCCTTGGCCCGCAACGCCTGCACAGCCTCGACGCCACCAGCGGCGAAGCCCTGCCCTACAGCTTCGTCCAGGCCACCGAGGGCGAAGTCGACCGTGCCGCCCGCGCCGCCGCCGACGCCTTCAGCGCGTTTCGCCAACTGCCCCCGGCCCGCCGCGCCGAGTTCCTCGAAGCCATCGCCGCCGAACTGGACGAACTCGACGACCACTTCGTCGCCATCGTCTGCCGTGAAACCGCCCTGCCCGCCGCGCGCATCCAGGGCGAGCGCGGCCGCACCAGCGGCCAGATGCGCCTGTTCGCCCAGGTGCTGCGTCGCGGCGACTACCTCGGTGCGCGCATCGACCTGGCGCTGCCCGAGCGTCAGCCGCTGCCACGGGTGGACATTCGCCAGATGCGCATCGGGGTCGGCCCGGTGGCGGTGTTCGGTGCCAGCAACTTCCCGTTGGCCTTCTCAACCGCCGGTGGCGACACCGCCGCGGCCCTTGCTGCAGGCTGCCCGGTGGTGTTCAAGGCCCACAGCGGCCATATGGCCACCGCCGACCTGGTGGCCTGCGCCATCCTGCGCGCCGCCGACCGCACCGGCATGCCCAAGGGCGTGTTCAACATGGTGTTCGGCTGTGGTGTCGGCGAATGGCTGGTCAAGCACCCGGCCATCCAGGCCGTCGGCTTCACCGGCTCGCTGAAGGGCGGCGACGCGCTGTGCCGCATGGCCGCCGAGCGGCCGCAACCGATTCCGGTGTTCGCCGAAATGTCCAGCATCAACCCGGTGATCGTCCTGCCCGGCGCCCTGGCCAAGCGCGGCGAGGCCATCGCCCGCGAACTGGCAGGCTCGGTGTGCCTGGGCGCCGGCCAGTTTTGCACCAATCCCGGGATGGTGATCGGCTTGCAGTCCCCAGGCTTCAGCCAACTGCTGGGCGAGTTGGGCCGACACCTGGATCAGCAGGCCGGGCAGACGTTGCTCAATGCCGGCGGCCTGCGCAGTTATGTCGGCGGCCTGGAGCATCTGCAGGCCCACGCCGGCATCCAGCATCTGGCGGGCCAGCCGCAGCAAGGCGATCAGGCCCGCGCCCAGCTGTTCAAGGCCGATGCCCGCCTGCTGGCAGAGGCTGACCCGCTGCTGCAGGAGGAGGTGTTCGGCCCGGCCACGGTGGCCGTGGAGGTTGCCGACGAGGCGCAGTTACGCGCCGCCCTGCTCGGCCTGCGCGGCCAGCTCACCGCCACGTTGATCGGCGAGCCGGACGACCTCGAGGCCTTTGCCTGGCTGGTGCCGCTGCTCGAAGAGAAGGTCGGGCGCATCCTGGTCAATGGCTACCCGACCGGGGTCGAGGTGTGCGACGCCATGGTCCATGGCGGGCCTTACCCGGCGACCTCGGATGCCCGTGGCACTTCGGTGGGAACGCTGGCGATCGATCGCTTCCTGCGGCCGGTGTGCTACCAGAACTACCCGCAGGCTTTGCTGCCGGAGGCGTTGCGCGATGGCAACCCGTTGGGGCTGCGGCGGCTGGTGAATGGACAGTGGAGCGAAGGGGCAGTCTGA
- a CDS encoding DUF998 domain-containing protein has protein sequence MKTFDRLLLATGLLIPLWLLAGVGLTALDYPGYDHLQQAMSQLGAVGAPTHGFSPWVNNFPLALLFSLFAWGLARRWRYSGLARLSAGLVLLHAVGSLGTGWFPCDQGCAPLEPSFSQQMHNLSGLLMFLSLTLASVLWIWLGKRVAGSPWLGRWSLLCSVLAIITVVLMAKAAQGGELFGLYQRLNYGISVLWVAALALQSLRWRSRDGLQMAIA, from the coding sequence ATGAAGACGTTTGATCGCCTGCTGCTCGCCACTGGCCTGCTCATCCCGCTCTGGCTGCTGGCGGGCGTTGGCCTGACCGCCCTGGACTATCCCGGCTACGACCATCTGCAACAGGCCATGAGCCAGCTCGGCGCGGTCGGCGCGCCGACCCATGGCTTCTCGCCCTGGGTCAACAACTTCCCCCTGGCATTGCTTTTCAGCCTGTTCGCCTGGGGCCTGGCGCGGCGTTGGCGGTACTCGGGGCTGGCTCGGTTGAGCGCGGGGCTGGTGCTGCTGCACGCTGTCGGCAGCCTGGGTACCGGCTGGTTCCCCTGCGACCAGGGCTGCGCGCCGCTGGAGCCGTCGTTCTCGCAACAGATGCACAATCTCAGCGGCCTGCTGATGTTCCTCTCGCTGACCCTGGCCAGCGTGCTGTGGATCTGGCTGGGCAAACGCGTGGCAGGCTCCCCGTGGCTGGGAAGGTGGTCGCTGCTGTGCTCGGTGCTGGCGATAATCACCGTGGTGCTGATGGCCAAAGCCGCGCAAGGCGGTGAACTGTTCGGCCTGTACCAGCGCCTCAACTACGGCATCAGCGTGTTGTGGGTTGCCGCCCTGGCCCTGCAATCGTTGCGCTGGCGTTCCCGCGATGGACTGCAAATGGCCATCGCCTGA
- the garD gene encoding galactarate dehydratase encodes MQLIEHSESPRYVRLHPDDNVVVVVNDGGLGEGARFADGLTLVEGVPQSHKVATVDIRKGEAVRRYGQVIGHALADLRQGSWVKEDQLAMPAAPELASLPRCDAVPAALPPLDGFTFEGYRNADGSVGTRNILGITTTVQCVTGVLDHAVKRIRAELLPRYPNVDDVVALTHSYGCGVAINARDAYIPIRTVRNLARNPNLGGEALVISLGCEKLQAGQVMHDGDPSVDLSEPWLYRLQDATLGFGEMIEQIMALAETRLKKLDQRRRESVPASELILGMQCGGSDAFSGITANPALGYAADLLVRAGATVLFSEVTEVRDAIYMLTSRAETPEVAEALVREMDWYDRYLQQGAADRSANTTPGNKKGGLSNIVEKALGSIVKSGSGAIQGVLGPGERVTRKGLIFCATPASDFVCGTLQLAAGMNLHVFTTGRGTPYGLAMAPVVKVCTRSELAQRWPDLIDIDAGRIASGRASIEELGWELFHYYLDVASGRRQTWAEQHQLHNDITLFNPAPIT; translated from the coding sequence ATGCAGTTGATCGAACATTCCGAGTCGCCCCGCTACGTGCGCCTGCACCCCGACGACAACGTCGTGGTGGTGGTCAACGACGGCGGCCTGGGCGAAGGCGCGCGCTTTGCCGATGGCCTGACCCTGGTCGAGGGCGTGCCGCAGAGCCACAAGGTTGCCACCGTGGACATCCGCAAGGGCGAGGCGGTGCGCCGCTATGGCCAGGTCATCGGCCATGCCCTGGCCGACCTGCGCCAGGGCAGTTGGGTCAAGGAAGATCAACTGGCGATGCCGGCCGCGCCCGAGCTTGCCAGCCTGCCACGCTGCGACGCCGTGCCCGCCGCCCTGCCGCCACTCGACGGCTTCACCTTCGAGGGCTACCGCAACGCCGACGGCAGCGTCGGCACCCGCAATATCCTCGGCATCACCACCACAGTGCAGTGCGTGACCGGCGTGCTCGACCACGCGGTCAAGCGTATCCGCGCCGAACTGCTGCCCCGCTACCCCAATGTCGACGATGTGGTCGCCCTCACCCACAGCTACGGCTGCGGCGTGGCGATCAACGCCCGCGACGCCTACATCCCGATCCGCACCGTGCGCAACCTGGCGCGCAACCCCAATCTTGGCGGCGAGGCGCTGGTCATCAGCCTGGGCTGCGAAAAGCTCCAGGCCGGCCAGGTGATGCACGACGGCGATCCGTCTGTGGACCTCAGCGAGCCGTGGCTATACCGCCTGCAGGATGCGACGCTGGGCTTCGGCGAGATGATCGAGCAGATCATGGCCCTGGCCGAGACCCGCCTGAAAAAGCTCGACCAGCGCCGCCGCGAGAGCGTGCCGGCCAGCGAACTGATCCTCGGCATGCAGTGCGGCGGCAGCGACGCCTTCTCCGGCATCACCGCCAACCCGGCGCTGGGCTATGCCGCCGACCTGCTGGTGCGCGCCGGCGCGACGGTGCTGTTCTCGGAAGTCACCGAGGTGCGCGACGCCATCTACATGCTCACCTCCCGCGCCGAAACGCCGGAGGTCGCCGAAGCATTGGTGCGCGAAATGGACTGGTACGACCGCTACCTGCAGCAGGGCGCCGCCGATCGCAGCGCCAACACCACGCCGGGCAACAAGAAAGGCGGCTTGTCCAATATCGTCGAAAAAGCCCTGGGCTCGATCGTCAAGTCCGGCAGCGGCGCGATCCAGGGTGTGCTCGGGCCCGGCGAGCGGGTAACGCGCAAGGGCCTGATCTTCTGCGCCACCCCGGCCAGCGACTTCGTCTGCGGCACCTTGCAGCTGGCGGCCGGGATGAACCTGCATGTGTTCACCACTGGTCGCGGCACGCCCTATGGCCTGGCCATGGCGCCGGTGGTCAAGGTGTGCACCCGCAGCGAGCTGGCCCAGCGCTGGCCGGACCTCATCGACATCGACGCCGGGCGCATCGCCAGCGGCCGGGCGAGCATCGAGGAGCTGGGCTGGGAGCTGTTCCATTACTACCTGGACGTAGCCAGCGGCCGCAGGCAGACCTGGGCCGAACAGCACCAGCTGCACAACGACATCACCCTGTTCAATCCGGCCCCCATCACCTGA
- a CDS encoding FadR/GntR family transcriptional regulator, protein MTEQQVQARTRRKPRSLAQELVTVLTERIRSGQLKRGDKLPTESQIMAEEGVSRTVVREAISRLQAAGQVETRHGIGTFVLDAPSTGGFRIDPATIVTLREVLAVLELRIALEIESAGLAAERRSDEQLAGMRAALDELNEGAAHASDAVSADFQFHLRIAQASGNHYFADIINHLGTSIIPRTRLNSARLAHDDQAHYMSRLMHEHEAIYEAIARRDSEGAKMAMRMHLSNSRERLRQAHEEAEAQRG, encoded by the coding sequence ATGACAGAGCAGCAGGTACAGGCACGGACCCGGCGCAAGCCACGCAGTCTGGCCCAGGAACTGGTCACGGTGCTGACCGAGCGCATTCGCAGCGGCCAGCTCAAGCGCGGCGACAAGCTGCCCACCGAATCGCAGATCATGGCCGAGGAAGGGGTCAGCCGCACCGTGGTGCGCGAGGCGATCTCGCGGCTGCAGGCCGCGGGCCAGGTCGAGACCCGCCACGGTATCGGCACCTTTGTGCTGGACGCCCCAAGCACCGGGGGTTTTCGTATCGACCCGGCGACCATCGTCACCCTGCGCGAGGTGCTGGCGGTGCTGGAGTTGCGCATTGCCCTGGAGATCGAGTCGGCGGGCCTCGCGGCCGAGCGTCGCAGCGACGAGCAACTGGCCGGCATGCGCGCCGCGCTGGACGAGCTCAACGAGGGCGCGGCCCATGCCTCCGATGCGGTGTCGGCGGACTTCCAGTTCCACCTGCGCATCGCCCAGGCCAGCGGCAATCACTACTTCGCCGACATCATCAATCACCTGGGCACCAGCATCATCCCGCGTACCCGGCTCAACTCGGCGCGCCTGGCCCATGACGACCAGGCGCATTACATGAGCCGGTTGATGCACGAGCACGAAGCGATCTACGAGGCTATCGCCCGACGCGACAGCGAAGGCGCCAAGATGGCCATGCGCATGCACCTGAGCAACAGCCGCGAACGCTTGCGCCAGGCCCATGAAGAGGCCGAGGCGCAGCGGGGCTGA
- a CDS encoding helix-turn-helix domain-containing protein, translated as MRNVPLSQIDATPRAVLAIATDYPPDTLLPRHVHRRAQFLYGMSGLMEVLTDDGAWVIPPGSGVWIPPGKPHQVRMRGVSTRSLYIEPTALPRPSRLCEALRVEPLLHQLLLASAEVPALHDEAGRDGLLLGLLLHELGQAERLPLFAPMPTEPRLAALCQAFLAQPLIHARAEAWARQLNCSPRTFSRRFREQTGLSFGQWRQQACLMAAVTRLAAGEAVTAIALDLGYESPSAFSSLYRKVMGHTPSTARQGA; from the coding sequence ATGCGCAATGTTCCCCTGTCCCAGATCGATGCCACCCCCCGCGCGGTACTGGCCATCGCCACCGATTACCCGCCCGACACCCTGTTGCCCAGGCATGTCCATCGCCGGGCGCAATTTCTGTATGGGATGAGCGGGCTGATGGAGGTGCTGACCGACGATGGCGCCTGGGTCATTCCACCCGGCAGCGGCGTGTGGATTCCTCCCGGCAAGCCGCACCAGGTGCGCATGCGCGGCGTGAGTACCCGCAGCCTGTACATCGAGCCGACAGCGCTGCCCCGCCCGAGCCGGCTATGCGAGGCATTGCGGGTCGAGCCGCTGCTGCACCAGCTGTTGCTGGCCAGCGCCGAGGTGCCGGCCCTGCATGACGAGGCGGGGCGCGACGGCCTGCTGCTGGGGCTGCTGCTGCACGAGCTGGGCCAGGCCGAGCGCCTGCCGCTGTTCGCGCCGATGCCGACGGAGCCACGTTTGGCGGCCCTGTGCCAGGCGTTCCTGGCGCAGCCGTTGATCCATGCCCGCGCCGAGGCCTGGGCGCGTCAACTCAACTGCAGCCCGCGCACCTTCAGCCGGCGTTTTCGCGAGCAGACCGGGCTGTCGTTCGGCCAATGGCGCCAGCAGGCCTGCCTGATGGCGGCGGTGACACGCCTGGCGGCGGGCGAGGCGGTGACGGCCATCGCCCTGGACCTGGGCTACGAGAGCCCCAGCGCATTTTCCAGCCTGTACCGCAAGGTCATGGGCCACACGCCCTCGACGGCGCGGCAGGGCGCATGA
- a CDS encoding gamma-glutamyl-gamma-aminobutyrate hydrolase family protein codes for MSNSNIGNKQPSLRKPVVLMTMGSQERKGHDYQVMTHKYISPLVEFSGCVPVLVPTCCGVEDLETYLDMADGVYLTGAGSNIDPALYGQDNQTPGKGQDKDRDLFDIPLVKAAIKRGLPIFGICRGMQEINVALGGDIYQKVYAEPGFNDHRENPEDPVEVQYAQVHGVKIKPGSWLRDTLGSDEIRVNSLHGQGLRNLGAGIEPIAHAEDGLVEAIHAPSISPFLFAVQWHPEWQAAKNPDSIKMFQAFGDACRAQVRKSQVKRNQAA; via the coding sequence ATGTCCAACAGCAACATTGGCAACAAGCAACCTTCCCTGCGCAAACCCGTCGTCCTGATGACCATGGGCAGCCAAGAGCGCAAAGGCCATGACTATCAGGTCATGACCCACAAATATATTTCCCCGCTGGTCGAGTTCTCCGGTTGTGTCCCGGTCCTGGTGCCCACCTGCTGCGGCGTCGAAGACCTCGAGACCTACCTGGACATGGCCGACGGCGTGTACCTGACCGGTGCCGGCAGCAACATCGACCCGGCCCTCTACGGCCAGGACAACCAGACGCCCGGCAAGGGCCAGGACAAGGACCGCGACCTGTTCGATATCCCGCTGGTCAAGGCGGCGATCAAGCGTGGTCTGCCGATCTTCGGCATCTGCCGCGGCATGCAGGAAATCAACGTGGCCCTCGGTGGCGACATCTACCAGAAGGTCTACGCCGAGCCAGGCTTCAACGACCACCGGGAAAACCCGGAAGATCCGGTCGAGGTCCAGTACGCCCAGGTGCACGGCGTCAAGATCAAGCCGGGCAGTTGGCTGCGCGACACCCTGGGCAGCGACGAAATTCGCGTCAACTCGCTGCACGGCCAGGGCCTGCGCAACCTGGGTGCCGGCATCGAGCCGATCGCCCATGCCGAGGATGGCCTGGTCGAGGCGATCCACGCCCCGAGCATCTCGCCCTTCCTGTTCGCGGTGCAGTGGCACCCGGAGTGGCAGGCGGCGAAGAACCCCGATTCGATCAAGATGTTCCAGGCCTTCGGCGACGCCTGCCGCGCCCAGGTCCGCAAGTCCCAGGTCAAGCGCAACCAGGCCGCTTGA